One region of Molothrus aeneus isolate 106 chromosome 1, BPBGC_Maene_1.0, whole genome shotgun sequence genomic DNA includes:
- the EXOSC7 gene encoding exosome complex component RRP42, producing the protein MASVMLSEAEKLYIVHGVQEDLRVDGRGCEDYRCAEVETDVVSNTSGSARVKLGETDILVGIKAEMGTPKLEKPDEGYLEFFVDCSSNSPELEGRGGEELGTDIANTLYRVFSCENSVDLKSLCINPKEHCWVLYVDVLLLECGGNIFDAISIAVKAALFNTRIPKVRVLEDEEGTKEIELSDDPYDCIRLNVDEVPCIVTLSKIGYRHVVDATLQEEACSLASLLISVTSKGAITSMKKVGKGSLDPESIFEMMETGQRVGKSLHIALQKILDEEENLGTSRPKVGFLG; encoded by the exons aTGGCGTCCGTGATGCTGAGCGAGGCGGAGAAGCTCTACATCGTGCACGGCGTGCAG GAAGACCTTCGTGTAGATGGTCGAGGCTGTGAAGACTACAGATGTGCAGAAGTAGAAACAGATGTTGTATCAAACACAAGTGGATCTGCAAGAGTAAAGCTG gGAGAAACTGATATCTTGGTAGGCATAAAAGCTGAAATGGGAACACCGAAGTTGGAGAAACCAGATGAAGGTTACCTGGAATTTTTTGTTGACTG TTCTTCAAATTCTCCTGAGTTGGAAGGCCGGGGAGGAGAAGAGCTTGGCACAGATATAGCAAATACACTATACAGAGTATTCAGCTGTGAGAACAGTGTAGACTTGAAATCCCTTTGTATTAATCCCAAAGAGCACTGCTGGGTTCTCTATGTGGATGTATTG ttATTGGAATGTGGTGGGAACATCTTTGATGCAATCTCTATTGCAGTGAAGGCAGCTCTCTTTAACACAAG aatACCCAAAGTGCGTGTTCTGGAGGATGAGGAAGGCACCAAAGAGATTGAGCTGTCTGATGACCCTTACGATTGTATTCGACTCAACGTAGATGAGGTGCCCTGTATTGTCACACTAAGCAAA ATTGGATATAGGCACGTGGTGGATGCTACCCTTCAGGAAGAAGCCTGTTCTTTGGCAAGCCTGCTTATTTCAGTGACCAGTAAAGGTGCCATCACTTCTATGAAGAAGGTGGGGAAAGGTAGCCTGGATCCTGAGAGTATTTTTGAAATGATGGAG ACAGGACAAAGAGTAGGCAAGTCACTTCACATAGCCCTtcagaagattttggatgaaGAAGAGAATTTGGGGACTTCACGACCAAAAGTTGGATTTCTAGGATGA